A genomic window from Dechloromonas sp. A34 includes:
- a CDS encoding AAA family ATPase, with protein sequence MRDPALYPDASGPVDLLETHISYVLLAGSHAYKIKKAVDLGFLDFSTLARRHEFCEEELRLNRRLAPDLYQAVVAITGSPEAPRLGGSGEAIEYAVQMQRFPQDALLDWQLSEGRLDAAGIDQLADALADFHGRIARAPPDNPFGTQQAMWAPMAQNFDQLRALLPDTGHASRLDQLETWSQQRFSKLNRLFASRSRSGWIRECHGDLHLGNIARVDQELHIFDCIEFSPELRWIDVFSEIAFLVMDLEERGRPDYGQRLLNRYLEATGDYRGLPLLDFYKVYRALVRAKICAIRDQQKAPAVSSPQLADGERYLGYAAQATLPRPSCLLLMHGLAGSGKTWLAGQLLEELGALRIRSDLERKRLRGLAPAASSHSGVGQGIYDPATTTATYGQLLELANEILAAGYPVVVDAANLQAWQRTAFRQLAATWRVPFVIVDCAAPPTVLQARVAQRQASGGDASEADQLVLAHQMQTREALSSDEEAYCLHIDTTAPLPADLYRRLREIATAGTPTTCPAPLSRRSAHRPDTCAGPG encoded by the coding sequence TTGCGCGATCCTGCGCTCTACCCGGATGCAAGCGGGCCGGTCGATCTGCTGGAAACCCATATCTCCTATGTCTTGCTGGCCGGTAGCCATGCCTACAAGATCAAGAAAGCGGTCGATCTGGGGTTTCTCGATTTCAGCACGCTGGCCCGCCGTCATGAGTTTTGCGAGGAAGAACTGCGCCTCAATCGCCGACTGGCGCCGGACCTCTACCAGGCCGTGGTCGCCATTACCGGCAGCCCGGAGGCGCCCCGCCTGGGTGGCAGCGGCGAGGCAATCGAGTACGCGGTGCAGATGCAGCGCTTCCCGCAGGATGCCCTGCTCGACTGGCAGTTGAGCGAAGGCCGGCTCGACGCGGCGGGCATCGACCAACTGGCGGATGCGCTGGCCGATTTCCACGGGCGGATCGCCCGCGCTCCACCCGACAACCCGTTCGGCACCCAGCAGGCCATGTGGGCACCGATGGCCCAGAATTTCGATCAACTCCGCGCCCTGCTTCCCGACACCGGCCATGCCAGCCGCCTCGACCAACTGGAAACGTGGAGCCAGCAGCGCTTCAGCAAGCTGAACCGACTGTTCGCCAGCCGCTCGCGCAGCGGCTGGATACGGGAATGCCATGGCGACCTGCATCTCGGCAACATCGCCCGGGTCGATCAGGAACTGCATATCTTCGACTGCATCGAGTTCTCGCCTGAGCTGCGTTGGATCGATGTCTTCAGCGAAATCGCCTTCCTGGTCATGGACCTCGAGGAGCGCGGCCGGCCGGACTACGGGCAGCGCTTGCTCAACCGCTATCTGGAGGCCACCGGTGATTACCGTGGCCTGCCGCTGCTCGACTTCTACAAGGTCTACCGGGCCCTGGTCCGGGCCAAGATCTGCGCCATCCGCGACCAGCAGAAGGCACCAGCCGTGTCCAGCCCTCAGCTAGCCGACGGCGAGCGCTACCTGGGTTATGCCGCGCAGGCCACCCTGCCCCGCCCGTCGTGCCTGCTGCTGATGCATGGGTTGGCAGGTTCCGGCAAGACCTGGCTGGCCGGGCAATTACTGGAAGAACTCGGCGCCCTGCGCATCCGCTCGGACCTCGAACGCAAGCGCCTGCGCGGCCTGGCTCCCGCCGCCAGCAGCCACTCGGGCGTCGGCCAGGGCATTTACGATCCGGCAACAACCACCGCCACTTACGGCCAGCTGCTCGAACTGGCCAACGAGATTCTGGCCGCTGGCTATCCGGTGGTGGTTGATGCGGCCAATCTGCAGGCTTGGCAACGCACGGCATTTCGCCAGCTGGCCGCGACCTGGCGCGTGCCATTCGTGATCGTCGACTGTGCGGCTCCGCCAACTGTCCTCCAGGCTCGGGTTGCCCAGCGTCAGGCGAGCGGCGGCGATGCCTCGGAAGCCGACCAGCTCGTCCTCGCCCACCAGATGCAGACCCGCGAAGCGCTGTCGTCCGATGAGGAAGCCTATTGCCTGCACATCGACACCACGGCCCCCCTGCCTGCCGATCTGTACCGCCGCCTGCGGGAAATCGCGACGGCCGGCACCCCGACTACTTGCCCCGCCCCACTGTCCAGACGATCGGCGCATCGGCCAGATACTTGCGCAGGACCTGGGTGA
- a CDS encoding carboxy terminal-processing peptidase, whose translation MVYSHEQPTPAHPILNSMPMLEIRKNLCWLLLALATSAQALDLAPLQQQGRAAHLATELLSRYHYKALPLNDEMSEKIFDRYLKSLDSEKYFFIQSDIKQFAGARTRLDDAIIEEDLSAPFAIFNQYTRRVVERFAYGRSLLKTGFDFSQKEGFEYNRENAVWPKSDDEIRELWRKRVKNDWLRLKLAGKDDKGIRETLDKRYEASIRRVGRLKSEDAFQIFMNAYTMSIEPHTNYLGPRAAENFDISMKLSLVGIGALLEEKDEYTTIRELIPGGPAALSGKLKAGDRIVGVGQGRNAPLTDVFGWRLDDTVSLIRGATDSVVLLDILPADAGPDGKHKLVPLIRKKITLDEQAAKKSIIAIRDGETTRRIGVITLPTFYQDFVARQKGDRNFRSAARDVTRLLEELKKENVASVLIDLRNNGGGSLTEAVELTGLFIDRGPVVQQRDADGKITVESDTRAGVTWDGRLGVLINRGSASASEIFAAAIQDYGRGIVIGEPSFGKGTVQTMLDLDRIGRSDKAQFGELKMTVAQFFRVNGGTTQLRGVEPDIRFPTLAELDKQGESAFDNALPWGQIVAADYSPSGNAKNLLTSLQSRHASRVGSDPDFRDLQEDMAEFRRLRSTNSISLNEAERRLERTATEARQAARSARRNGEKTASGKPAKGTAEAVISEDLLDDGLEAGERKSANDLSEAKARKEAADFMLREAARILSDEVAQSKADTPRPDLAARGAPLPSGALTIPRSLR comes from the coding sequence ATGGTCTATAGTCACGAACAACCGACCCCGGCCCACCCCATCCTGAATTCGATGCCCATGCTTGAAATCCGAAAGAATCTTTGCTGGCTGCTGCTGGCCCTTGCCACCTCCGCCCAGGCCCTCGATCTGGCGCCGCTGCAACAGCAGGGGCGCGCCGCGCACCTGGCGACCGAACTGCTGAGCCGTTATCACTACAAGGCGCTGCCGCTCAACGACGAAATGTCGGAGAAGATTTTCGACCGCTATTTGAAGTCGCTCGATTCGGAGAAGTACTTCTTCATCCAGTCCGACATCAAGCAATTCGCCGGCGCGCGCACCCGTCTCGACGATGCGATCATCGAAGAAGACCTGAGCGCCCCCTTCGCCATCTTCAATCAGTACACCCGGCGCGTCGTCGAACGCTTTGCCTACGGACGCAGCCTGCTCAAGACGGGATTCGATTTCAGCCAGAAAGAAGGCTTCGAGTACAACCGGGAAAACGCCGTCTGGCCGAAATCCGACGACGAAATCCGCGAACTATGGCGCAAGCGGGTCAAGAACGACTGGTTACGCCTGAAACTTGCCGGCAAGGACGACAAGGGCATCCGTGAAACGCTGGACAAGCGTTACGAGGCCTCGATCCGCCGTGTCGGCCGGCTGAAAAGTGAAGACGCCTTCCAGATCTTCATGAATGCCTACACGATGTCCATCGAGCCGCACACCAACTACCTGGGGCCGCGCGCCGCGGAAAACTTCGATATCTCGATGAAGCTGTCGCTGGTGGGTATCGGCGCCCTGCTCGAGGAAAAAGACGAATACACGACGATCCGCGAACTGATTCCCGGCGGCCCGGCCGCCCTGTCCGGCAAGCTGAAGGCCGGCGACCGCATCGTCGGCGTCGGCCAGGGCCGGAATGCCCCTCTAACCGATGTCTTCGGCTGGCGCCTGGACGATACGGTGAGCCTGATTCGCGGCGCTACCGATTCGGTCGTCCTGCTCGACATCCTGCCTGCCGATGCCGGTCCGGACGGCAAACACAAGCTGGTTCCGCTGATCCGCAAAAAGATCACGCTCGATGAGCAGGCCGCCAAGAAATCGATCATTGCGATCCGCGATGGCGAGACGACGCGCCGCATCGGCGTCATCACCCTGCCCACTTTCTATCAGGACTTCGTCGCACGCCAGAAAGGCGACCGTAACTTCCGCAGTGCGGCGCGCGATGTGACCCGCCTGCTCGAAGAGCTGAAAAAAGAAAATGTCGCCAGCGTTCTGATCGACTTGCGCAACAACGGCGGCGGCTCCCTCACCGAGGCGGTCGAACTGACCGGCCTCTTCATCGACCGCGGGCCGGTCGTGCAGCAGCGCGACGCCGACGGAAAGATCACGGTCGAGAGCGATACCCGGGCCGGCGTGACCTGGGATGGCCGGCTCGGCGTGCTGATCAACCGGGGCTCGGCTTCGGCATCGGAGATTTTCGCGGCGGCGATCCAGGATTACGGCCGCGGCATCGTTATCGGCGAACCGAGCTTCGGCAAGGGAACCGTGCAGACCATGCTCGATCTCGACCGCATCGGACGCAGCGACAAGGCGCAGTTCGGCGAACTGAAAATGACCGTTGCCCAGTTTTTCCGCGTCAATGGCGGCACCACACAGTTGCGCGGCGTCGAGCCGGACATCCGCTTCCCGACGCTGGCCGAGCTCGACAAGCAGGGCGAATCCGCGTTCGACAATGCCCTGCCCTGGGGACAGATCGTCGCCGCCGACTATTCGCCCAGCGGCAACGCAAAAAATCTGCTGACCAGCCTGCAGTCGCGCCATGCCAGCCGGGTCGGCAGCGACCCGGATTTCCGCGACCTGCAGGAAGACATGGCCGAGTTCCGTCGCCTGCGTTCGACCAATAGCATCTCGTTGAATGAAGCCGAACGCCGCCTCGAACGCACTGCCACGGAAGCCCGCCAGGCGGCGCGTAGCGCCCGCCGCAACGGCGAGAAAACAGCCAGCGGAAAGCCAGCCAAGGGCACGGCCGAAGCGGTGATCAGCGAGGACCTCCTCGACGATGGCCTGGAGGCTGGCGAACGCAAATCCGCCAACGACCTGTCGGAAGCCAAAGCGCGCAAGGAGGCGGCCGACTTCATGCTCCGTGAAGCCGCCCGGATTCTGAGCGACGAAGTTGCCCAGTCGAAAGCTGATACCCCACGCCCGGATTTGGCGGCACGCGGCGCCCCGCTGCCGAGCGGCGCGCTGACGATTCCCCGCAGCCTGCGCTAA
- a CDS encoding dihydrofolate reductase family protein, which produces MKDAASRRGGPSLSGSRNLEGEVTKLMKTQYYTASSVDGFIATEDDSLEWLFPLGDLTDSSYPSFIAEVGALAMGASTYEWMVRNADKVAAETGSSWPYSQPVWVFTSRQLPVVESSDVRFVKGDVREVHKEMCVAAGAKNIWIVGGGDLAGQFHDAGLLDELIIQIGSVTLGRGKQVFPRRVLSPTLRLISVRQMGVGMVELRYEVGK; this is translated from the coding sequence ATGAAGGACGCCGCTTCTCGGCGCGGCGGACCTTCGCTGTCAGGAAGTCGCAATCTCGAGGGAGAGGTAACCAAACTAATGAAAACGCAGTATTACACCGCTTCAAGTGTTGATGGATTTATAGCAACCGAGGACGACTCGTTGGAGTGGCTGTTTCCACTTGGCGACCTGACTGACTCCAGCTATCCAAGTTTCATTGCTGAGGTCGGCGCGCTGGCTATGGGGGCCTCCACGTATGAATGGATGGTCCGTAATGCTGACAAGGTTGCAGCAGAGACCGGCTCGTCTTGGCCGTACTCCCAGCCTGTCTGGGTGTTTACCAGTCGCCAGCTCCCGGTAGTTGAAAGTTCAGACGTCAGGTTCGTAAAAGGCGATGTGCGCGAGGTTCACAAAGAGATGTGCGTAGCCGCCGGGGCAAAGAATATCTGGATTGTGGGAGGCGGAGACCTGGCTGGGCAGTTTCATGACGCAGGACTTCTGGATGAACTCATCATCCAAATTGGCTCCGTTACCCTGGGCAGAGGCAAGCAAGTCTTTCCACGCCGGGTCCTGAGTCCAACCCTGCGCCTTATTTCAGTTCGCCAGATGGGAGTTGGCATGGTTGAATTGCGATATGAGGTTGGAAAATAG
- the ald gene encoding alanine dehydrogenase, with translation MLIGVPKEIKNHEYRVGLTPSSVRELVARGHRVIVEKNAGGAIGLTDDTYLAAGAELAESAAAVFAQAELIVKVKEPQPDECKLLRADQVLFTYLHLAPDRRQTKLLLDSGVTAIAYETITDNHGGLPLLAPMSEVAGRMAIQAGAACLEKSKGGAGVLLGGVPGVAPGKVTILGGGVVGYNAALVAVGVGAEVTVIDRSLDRLRWLDQQFGNRIRTLYATADTIEASIVEADLIVGAVLIPGAAAPHLIRREQLKHLRPGTVLVDVSIDQGGCFETSRPTTHADPIYIVDDIVHYCVANMPGAVARTSTFALNNATLPFTLALADKGYQRALLDDPHLLNGLNIHRGQLTCFPVADALGLPWSDPLGSLQASP, from the coding sequence ATGCTGATCGGCGTCCCCAAGGAAATCAAAAATCACGAATACCGCGTCGGCCTGACCCCGAGCAGCGTGCGGGAATTGGTCGCGCGCGGCCATCGGGTCATCGTCGAGAAGAATGCCGGCGGGGCCATCGGGCTTACAGACGATACCTATCTGGCAGCCGGCGCCGAACTAGCGGAATCAGCCGCCGCGGTTTTTGCGCAGGCCGAACTGATCGTCAAGGTCAAGGAGCCGCAGCCCGACGAATGCAAGCTGCTGCGGGCCGACCAGGTACTGTTTACCTATCTGCACCTGGCGCCGGATCGCCGCCAGACCAAATTGCTGCTGGACTCCGGCGTCACTGCCATCGCCTACGAGACCATCACCGACAACCATGGCGGCCTCCCGCTGCTCGCCCCGATGAGCGAAGTGGCCGGCCGGATGGCTATCCAGGCCGGCGCCGCCTGCCTGGAAAAATCGAAGGGTGGCGCCGGCGTGCTACTCGGCGGTGTGCCCGGTGTCGCGCCGGGCAAGGTCACCATCCTCGGCGGCGGCGTGGTCGGCTACAACGCCGCCCTGGTCGCCGTCGGCGTCGGGGCGGAAGTCACCGTCATCGACCGCTCGCTCGACCGGCTGCGCTGGCTGGACCAGCAGTTCGGCAACCGCATCCGGACGCTCTACGCAACCGCCGACACCATCGAAGCCAGCATCGTCGAGGCTGACCTGATCGTCGGCGCCGTGCTGATTCCCGGCGCGGCAGCACCCCATCTGATCCGCCGCGAACAACTCAAACATCTGCGGCCGGGAACGGTGCTGGTCGACGTCTCGATCGACCAGGGCGGCTGCTTCGAAACCAGCCGGCCGACCACCCATGCCGACCCGATCTACATCGTCGATGACATCGTGCACTACTGTGTCGCCAACATGCCAGGCGCCGTGGCCAGAACCTCGACCTTCGCCCTCAACAACGCCACCCTGCCCTTTACGCTGGCCCTGGCCGACAAGGGCTACCAGCGCGCTCTGCTCGACGACCCGCATTTGCTCAACGGCCTGAACATCCATCGCGGACAACTGACCTGTTTCCCGGTGGCCGATGCGCTCGGTCTGCCGTGGTCCGATCCGCTGGGCAGCCTGCAGGCGAGCCCATAA
- a CDS encoding EF-hand domain-containing protein, with amino-acid sequence MTRHTLATLILLAAMPLAATAAETTPSTPDSGRSSAAGSSAVTPPMFKELDKNNDGQISQAEAKRSADVSARFSALDADKNKQISLTEWQADEKNLSRGAAGVSGESRDPSQQTTTPAKPEMNKGGY; translated from the coding sequence ATGACACGCCACACTCTTGCTACCCTTATCCTTCTTGCCGCCATGCCCCTGGCCGCAACGGCTGCCGAAACCACCCCCAGCACACCCGATTCGGGCCGGAGCTCGGCTGCCGGCAGTTCGGCCGTAACGCCTCCGATGTTCAAGGAACTCGACAAGAACAACGACGGCCAGATCAGCCAAGCCGAAGCCAAGCGCTCCGCCGACGTTTCGGCGCGTTTCTCGGCCCTGGATGCCGACAAGAACAAGCAGATTTCCCTGACTGAATGGCAGGCCGACGAAAAGAATCTGTCACGTGGTGCCGCCGGCGTCAGTGGCGAAAGTCGCGACCCGAGCCAGCAAACCACCACCCCGGCCAAGCCCGAGATGAACAAGGGCGGTTACTGA
- a CDS encoding peroxiredoxin has protein sequence MKRFLAACLLSGAVAFSAQAALNDGDVAPDFTAQAALAGKAFSFSLKETLKKGPVVVYFYPSAYTHGCNIQAHTFAEQHDQFVAAGATVVGVSLDSLARLKEFSADPDYCAGKLVVASDADGRIARAYALKVSAAVAGAKDTRGIEIDHGFAERTTFVVRPDGKIAATIGGVSPAANVEQALQKVRQLGAARPSASKP, from the coding sequence ATGAAACGATTTCTTGCGGCTTGCCTGTTATCCGGCGCCGTTGCCTTCTCGGCCCAGGCTGCACTGAACGACGGCGATGTCGCACCAGATTTCACGGCGCAGGCGGCGCTGGCCGGCAAGGCATTCAGCTTTTCGCTGAAGGAGACTCTGAAGAAAGGCCCGGTTGTCGTCTATTTCTATCCGTCGGCTTATACCCATGGCTGCAACATTCAGGCCCATACTTTTGCCGAGCAGCACGACCAGTTCGTCGCCGCCGGCGCCACGGTGGTCGGCGTCTCGCTCGACAGCCTGGCCCGCCTCAAGGAATTTTCAGCCGATCCCGACTATTGCGCCGGCAAGCTGGTGGTCGCCTCGGATGCCGATGGCCGGATCGCCAGGGCGTATGCCCTGAAGGTGAGCGCGGCAGTGGCGGGCGCCAAAGACACACGGGGCATCGAGATCGACCACGGCTTCGCCGAACGCACGACCTTCGTGGTGAGGCCCGACGGGAAAATCGCGGCGACCATCGGCGGCGTGTCGCCGGCCGCCAACGTCGAACAGGCGCTGCAGAAGGTCAGGCAACTCGGAGCGGCCAGGCCGTCGGCGAGCAAGCCGTAG
- a CDS encoding AI-2E family transporter: MKIISTPGAGSRADSPSPSSPDAVAPSLSGHMPRSRRGLALTILATLAVIFALEWAQALIISLLVGILFSYTLNPIVVYLERIRVVRAVGTTIVMLSVICALALGAYGLSGQIQTILDQLPSAASKLSAGLARLNKGHGNTLQNVQNAASALEKATNQATGEAPTPTQKATRVVFDVPGLKLRDWLLAGSLGAVGLIGQTSMVLFLTFFLLLSGDTYKRKLVRLTGPSLSRRKITVHLLDDINESIQRYMFMLLATNVLVGLLTWIALRWIGLENAGAWAVAAGLLHIIPYFGPAVAAVGLGMAALIQFDDFATALIVVGASLVIATLVGTFVTTWMTGRIAKMNTAAVFVSLLFWAWLWGVWGMLLSIPITVIIKVVAQHVEELEAVAELLGE, from the coding sequence ATGAAAATAATCTCGACACCCGGAGCGGGAAGTCGGGCGGATAGTCCTTCGCCTTCGAGCCCCGACGCAGTGGCGCCGTCGCTCAGCGGACATATGCCGAGAAGTCGACGGGGGCTGGCACTGACCATCCTCGCCACGCTGGCGGTGATTTTTGCCTTGGAATGGGCGCAGGCTCTGATTATTTCCCTGCTGGTCGGCATCCTTTTCTCCTACACGCTCAATCCCATTGTGGTGTATTTGGAGCGGATCAGAGTTGTTCGTGCCGTTGGCACTACCATTGTCATGCTCAGCGTCATCTGCGCGCTGGCTCTCGGGGCTTACGGTTTGAGTGGACAGATTCAGACGATCCTCGATCAGTTGCCTTCCGCCGCGAGCAAATTGTCAGCCGGACTCGCCAGACTGAACAAAGGCCACGGCAACACCCTGCAAAATGTACAAAACGCCGCCAGCGCCTTAGAGAAGGCGACCAACCAGGCTACTGGCGAAGCTCCAACGCCAACGCAGAAGGCGACACGCGTTGTCTTCGATGTGCCCGGCCTCAAACTTCGTGATTGGCTACTGGCCGGATCTTTGGGTGCCGTCGGCCTGATCGGCCAAACGTCGATGGTGCTGTTCCTGACCTTCTTCCTGCTGCTCTCGGGGGACACGTACAAACGAAAACTGGTGCGCCTCACCGGGCCGTCGTTGTCGCGGAGAAAGATCACAGTGCACCTCCTTGACGACATCAATGAATCGATACAGCGCTACATGTTCATGCTTTTGGCGACCAACGTGCTGGTCGGGTTGTTGACATGGATCGCGTTACGCTGGATCGGCCTCGAGAACGCAGGCGCCTGGGCGGTGGCGGCAGGTCTGCTTCACATCATCCCGTACTTTGGTCCGGCCGTTGCGGCCGTCGGCCTTGGCATGGCGGCCCTCATTCAGTTCGACGATTTTGCGACGGCGCTAATCGTCGTCGGAGCTTCGCTGGTGATCGCCACATTGGTGGGGACATTTGTTACCACCTGGATGACGGGCCGGATTGCCAAAATGAATACTGCTGCGGTGTTCGTCTCACTGCTCTTCTGGGCCTGGCTATGGGGCGTGTGGGGCATGTTGCTCAGCATTCCGATCACCGTCATCATCAAGGTGGTGGCTCAGCATGTGGAGGAACTGGAGGCGGTGGCCGAATTACTCGGGGAGTAG
- a CDS encoding IS3 family transposase (programmed frameshift) produces the protein MKKSVKFSPEFRERAVRMVAESRADHPSLWSAVESIAVKIGCTPQTLLTWVRQHERDAGQREGPTTADQKRVKELEREVKELRKANEILKLASAFFGPGGARPPIQVLRSFVDEHRAAFGVEPICRQLQIAPSGYRRHVARRRNPEQRSQRVRRDEVLVPEIKRVWQANLQVYGADKVWRQLNREGIAVARCTVERLMRRQGLRGVMRGKVVRTTISDSKAACPLDRVNRQFKADRPNQLWVSDFTYVSTWQGWLYVAFVIDVFARRIVGWRVSSSMHTDFVLDALEQALYARQPSPDEALIHHSDRGSQYVSIRYSERLAEAGIEPSVGSKGDSYDNALAETINGLYKAEMIHRRAPWKTRESVELATLEWVSWFNHHRLLEPIGYIPPAEAEANYYRQLADQAAIVA, from the exons ATGAAGAAGTCAGTTAAGTTCTCCCCCGAATTTCGTGAGCGCGCCGTGCGCATGGTTGCCGAAAGCCGTGCCGATCATCCGTCGCTGTGGTCAGCCGTTGAATCCATTGCGGTCAAGATCGGTTGCACGCCGCAGACGCTGCTGACCTGGGTGCGTCAGCACGAACGAGATGCCGGCCAGCGCGAAGGGCCGACCACGGCGGACCAGAAGCGTGTCAAGGAACTGGAGCGCGAGGTCAAAGAGCTGCGCAAAGCCAACGAGATCCTCAAGCTTGCCAGCGCGTTTTTCG GCCCAGGCGGAGCTCGACCGCCGATTCAAGTCTTGAGGTCTTTCGTCGACGAGCATCGTGCTGCCTTCGGGGTCGAGCCGATCTGCAGGCAATTGCAGATTGCCCCGTCGGGCTACCGGCGTCATGTCGCTCGGCGGCGCAATCCTGAACAGCGCAGTCAGAGAGTGCGGCGTGACGAGGTGTTAGTGCCCGAGATCAAGCGCGTCTGGCAGGCCAACCTGCAGGTCTATGGTGCCGACAAGGTCTGGCGGCAACTGAACCGCGAAGGCATCGCGGTGGCCCGTTGTACGGTCGAGCGACTCATGCGGCGTCAAGGTTTGCGCGGAGTCATGCGCGGCAAGGTGGTGCGCACCACGATCAGCGACAGCAAAGCGGCTTGCCCGCTGGATCGGGTCAATCGACAGTTCAAGGCCGACCGTCCCAATCAGTTGTGGGTCTCGGACTTCACCTATGTCTCGACCTGGCAAGGCTGGTTATATGTGGCTTTTGTCATCGACGTTTTTGCCCGCCGTATCGTGGGTTGGCGAGTGAGCAGTTCCATGCATACGGACTTCGTGCTCGATGCGCTGGAACAGGCGCTGTACGCCCGTCAGCCGAGTCCCGACGAGGCCTTGATCCACCACTCGGACAGGGGCTCGCAGTACGTCTCGATCCGCTACAGCGAGCGACTGGCCGAAGCCGGGATTGAGCCATCAGTCGGCAGCAAGGGCGACAGCTACGACAACGCGCTAGCCGAGACGATTAATGGCTTGTACAAGGCGGAGATGATCCACCGGCGCGCCCCTTGGAAAACCAGGGAATCCGTGGAGCTGGCAACTCTGGAATGGGTGTCTTGGTTTAACCACCACAGGCTGCTTGAACCGATTGGCTATATCCCCCCCGCAGAAGCTGAGGCAAACTACTACAGGCAACTCGCCGATCAGGCCGCCATCGTGGCCTGA
- a CDS encoding acyl-CoA thioesterase, translating into MDMPSHQLTMTVLMTPDMANFSGNVHGGALLKLLDQVAYACASRYAGTYVVTLSVDQVMFLQPIHVGELVSFLASINYTGTSSMEVGIKVVAENIRSQEVRHVNSCFFTMVAVDDQSNSVPVPALRPFSPDEKRRFEAARIRKELRRELAQRFDTARKAKH; encoded by the coding sequence ATGGATATGCCTTCGCACCAACTCACCATGACCGTCTTGATGACGCCAGACATGGCCAATTTTTCCGGCAATGTCCACGGTGGTGCACTCCTCAAACTGCTTGACCAAGTAGCCTATGCCTGTGCAAGCCGCTACGCAGGAACCTACGTGGTGACTCTTAGTGTCGATCAGGTAATGTTCCTCCAGCCTATTCATGTGGGCGAACTAGTCAGCTTTCTTGCTTCCATTAATTACACCGGCACGTCATCAATGGAAGTGGGGATCAAAGTCGTTGCTGAAAATATCCGTTCGCAAGAGGTTCGACACGTCAACAGTTGCTTCTTCACCATGGTTGCTGTGGATGATCAAAGCAATTCTGTTCCTGTCCCTGCATTAAGGCCATTTTCGCCCGACGAAAAGAGGCGGTTTGAGGCTGCCAGGATTCGCAAAGAACTACGGCGCGAACTCGCACAGCGATTCGATACGGCAAGAAAAGCAAAGCACTAA